The stretch of DNA GGGGAGGGGCCGGGGAGACCCCCTCCCCACACGCAAGCGCCGAGTTCAGTCGAGTTTGGACAGGTCGGCCCAGCGCACCTCGGTGAAGAGCGGGTTGCGGTAGGCGCCCTCCACCCGGGCGCTGACCACGACCCGGTACGGGAAGCTCGGCATGATGACGAACGGCGCGTCTTCGTAGGCGAGGCGGCCCACGCGCCGGTACGCCTCGTCGCGCTTGGTCGCGTCGAACTCGCGCCGCGCCAGCGCGACGAGGCGGTCGATCTCCTCGTTCACGTAACCGAGCCGCGCCGTGAACGAGGTGGAAGACTGGTACCAGTCGGCCATGAACTCGTAAGGGTCGGGGAAGCTCGCGTAGCCCGCGTTGTTCACCCACGGCAGCCGAAGCTCGTCCCACAGCCGGGCGCTGTCCTCCGCGCTCATGTCGACGACGTCGATCTCGAACTTGGGATTCAGCGCCTCGATGTTCTCCTTCCAGAGGGCGCCGAGCCAGTCCTCGCGCGGCACGGCGATGTACATGCCCGCCTCCCACAGCCGGCCTCCCCAGGCGGCGCGGCAGTGCTCCTCCGCCTTCGCCAGGTCGAGCCCGTAGCGCGGGATGGTCGGGTCGTAGGCGGCGTAGAACGGGAGCAGGAGCATCGACGGGAAGAACGCGCCGTCGGCCAGGTACTCCGGGTCGTCTTCGCCCGTGTCCCAGGCGTACGCGAAGCACTTGCGTGCGTCGACGTCGGAGAAGAAGTCGGGCGGCACGCCGTGCCCGTCGAACCGGCCGCTCCCGATGAGGGGGCTGTCGGCCCCCATGTCCTGGTTGAAGAAGGCGGCGCCCACCACCCTCACGCTGGGGGGCGTGGCGGCGTCGCCGGGGCCGCCTATCAGCCGGACCCCGGCCAGGCCCTCGAGCTCGCTCCAGGGCGTGAAGCGCACGTCGATCTGGTCGGCCTCGCCGGCCAGCAGCGCGGCCACGCGCGCCTCCTCGTCCTCGACCACCTCGTAGACGACCCTCTCGAGGCGCGGCGCGGCGCCCCAGTAGTCCGGGTTCCGTTCGGCCACGAGACGCACGCCCGGCTCCCACGACGCGAGGCGGAAGGCGCCGGTGCCGGCCGCATGATCGTGGAGGTACCCCGCCGTCAGGTCGGCGCCAAGCCAGTCCCGCCACGTGGCCTCGGTCCCGTCCCAGCCGCCGTTGGCCTTCACCAGGGCGCTGTCGACGATCACGTACCTCACGCCGGCGAGGGCGGCGAAGAGGATGGCGTCCGGTTCCAGCGAACGCACTACGGCGGTGTGGTCGTCGAGGCACTCGACGCTGTCCGCCACGCGAGCGAAGTACGCTTCGTAGGCGGCGTCGCTGCCGTCCTCTCCCAGCTCGACGAGGGCGTTCGCCGCCGTGCCGATCAGGGCCTCACCCACGAGCCCCGGGTCGGCGACCAGCGCGCGCTCAAGGGAGTACTCGACGTCGCGGCATGTGAACGGGTTGCCGCCATGGAACCTGACGCCCTCGCGCAGCCGGAACGTGTGGGTGCGCCCGTCGGCCGAGACCTCGTGCCCCGTCGCCAGGCGCGGCCTGAGCTCCGTGCTCATGCCCTCCACGCCGTAGAGGCCCTCGTAGAGGTTCTCGATGACGCTCTGGCCCCACGGGCTGAAGTCACCGATGGGGTCTAGTGTCTCCACGTCGAAGAGCCGCTGGAACACGTACGTCTGACCGACCCCCGACCCGAGGGCGGCGATCGCGAGCAGCGCCGCCACCCTGCCCAGCAGCCCGGCACGAACCCCAACCTTGCTCTTGCCCATCTCCCCGCCTCCTCGGTCGGTCCGGGCGCGCGCGCCTGCTTGCTGGCGCGCTCGGACCATGCCGGGAGGGTAGGGGAGGGACGGTTAACGGGGCCTAAACGGTGGGGCGGGAGCCCGCGCTGCCTCCCGCCCCTCCGGCAGGGCGAATCTCACGCGGCCGGCGCGGGCGCCGCCCCTATACTCGCGCGCATGGGATTCTTCTCGAACCTGGCGGACGCGCTCTCCCACCCCAAGCTCGCCGACCCGGTGCGCGGGACGGCGCAGGTGGTCTCGGCCAGCATGCCGCCCCACCAGTCGGGCGGCGGCGGCATGTGTTCGATGAGCCTGGTGATCACCATCCCGGACCAGCCGAGCGTGGCCGTCACCAAGGCGAGCATCGTGACGCTGGCGAAGTGGCCCATGCCCGGCACGTTGCTGCCCGTGCTGGCCGAGCGCACCGACCCCAAGCGCTTCCACATCGTGTGGGACGAGGTGCCGACCGGCCGCGACCGGGGGGCCCAGCAGGCCCAGCAGGTGGCCGAGCGCCTCAACGGCATGGCCGGCGGTCCGGCCGCCGCGACCGGGGCCGGCCCCGCCTCTCG from Trueperaceae bacterium encodes:
- a CDS encoding ABC transporter substrate-binding protein, encoding MGKSKVGVRAGLLGRVAALLAIAALGSGVGQTYVFQRLFDVETLDPIGDFSPWGQSVIENLYEGLYGVEGMSTELRPRLATGHEVSADGRTHTFRLREGVRFHGGNPFTCRDVEYSLERALVADPGLVGEALIGTAANALVELGEDGSDAAYEAYFARVADSVECLDDHTAVVRSLEPDAILFAALAGVRYVIVDSALVKANGGWDGTEATWRDWLGADLTAGYLHDHAAGTGAFRLASWEPGVRLVAERNPDYWGAAPRLERVVYEVVEDEEARVAALLAGEADQIDVRFTPWSELEGLAGVRLIGGPGDAATPPSVRVVGAAFFNQDMGADSPLIGSGRFDGHGVPPDFFSDVDARKCFAYAWDTGEDDPEYLADGAFFPSMLLLPFYAAYDPTIPRYGLDLAKAEEHCRAAWGGRLWEAGMYIAVPREDWLGALWKENIEALNPKFEIDVVDMSAEDSARLWDELRLPWVNNAGYASFPDPYEFMADWYQSSTSFTARLGYVNEEIDRLVALARREFDATKRDEAYRRVGRLAYEDAPFVIMPSFPYRVVVSARVEGAYRNPLFTEVRWADLSKLD
- a CDS encoding SHOCT domain-containing protein encodes the protein MGFFSNLADALSHPKLADPVRGTAQVVSASMPPHQSGGGGMCSMSLVITIPDQPSVAVTKASIVTLAKWPMPGTLLPVLAERTDPKRFHIVWDEVPTGRDRGAQQAQQVAERLNGMAGGPAAATGAGPASRTTTSVTVNGAPATPADIAAFEAMTGMDLDGDGVVGGSGAPSSHQAPTRTVTAISGDALAQVLGKLAGSGAAPAAEEDTVSRLERAAALYESGALTHAEFEAAKRRILGDEA